TACGGACGTGCTTTCGGCATGGCCGAAGCGGATTGCATTCGACCAGAATGCAAGTTCACTGGCCCGAGGACCGCAGCAATCCCGGGAATGTGCACAAGAACGCCTggcatcatcgccattgcgGAAATCGAAGCCCTGATGATTGAAGGTGATATCAATGAGTCCTTCTACGACCCGGCCTCAGACTCGAATATCCTCGTGTATAATGACACCCAATGGGTCGGGTTCATGAGCAAGAGTACCATGCGCAGACGGGTGGAGAGGTACAAGGAGATGAAGTTTGCTGGCTTCGCAAACTGGGCAGTCGACCTGACACATTGGAGCGGAGACgatgttgaggttgaagaggcaaaTCTGTGGGGGTTGCCGAAGGAGGATCCTGCTACTTGAGAAACTGGCAAGTTGTAAGGATTATCTCGAGCCGGCAGTGCTCGCCTGTACACCAGTCGATACTATGCTGACGAATAATACTATGCCTTATCCATACGCAGTCTGCAACGGCTTCGTTCACTATGTCCACTATAATCTGAGTAAGGTAAATCTCTGGGTGGGAATGATGGATTAACATAACAGAGACTATACTATGGCAAGCATTCTGAATCCATTGTCATGACATAATGTGGACTTGCAGTACTGAGTCGGACAAACAATGATGAGACTGCTTGGACTTGGACAGTGGAGGAAGGAGCGCTGGAGCGCGAACTGAGCAACGGCCTATAGGATTTCCCTTTTCTCACCCTTCAACAGCTTACGCCCATATCATGCTCAGCATCCCAATTATCGATCCAGCCACAGAAGCTATTACTGCTATCTTCCAAGATACAATTTGATTGCACCTTGAGCAGCTGTCAATTTTGAAAGATCGGGGAAGCTCTTTCCCCTCATAcaccatcttcctcaaccgTCAAATTCCGCAGTCTGACTGTGTCCACCTCATTTGCTTCATCTGTGTGGTCAGAATCACACATATTTAATGCATTCACACAGGAACCTTCCAGAATGCCCCCGCAACAGACGTATGAGCCCAACCACGCAGAGATTCTAgtgaagagagaaaatgaaCTCACGCTTCTCGAAACAAGAGCTCAGATCATTGATGATCGAATCTGGGAGCTTGTAAGCGCCGAGAATCCCAGGGTGACAGAGTTTCTATGGGCCCGGATTATGCGAACAGAGACTCGACTTGCCTACCTACGATCCTACGCGGACTGCctggaggaaatgaaagCAGCCGGCATTACTGGCCACGAGACATTCATCATTGAAACTCAAGCCGTCGCCAGAACCACTCGAAAACGCGCCCAAGAACTGAGACTGTTGACTCGACATGGCCCAGCAATAATAGGCGAGGTGGAAATGGAGATTGAACGGCTGAAAACACGACCCCTTGAGTTGGTGAACAACTCTGAGATCAGGACAACCTTGCTTGGATGCGCCTACGGAAACGTTTTGGAGAGACTGAAATTAACCAATGACTGGGAGCGACTCAACGACCCCCAAGTGAGCAATGAGAGGAAATTGTTATTCCAGAAAGCGGTGTCTGAGTACTACAATGCTGTCTCTATGTCGGGGGATTACGTCTGGTGCCACGTACTGGGCAGGTGGGTGGTGTCTCGCAAAGCTACAGCCGCCCAGTTTGTCCCTGGTAGCGTCTCACGCGAAGATCTTGCCTACCTCTTTGGTGAAGAGGGGCTTAATACTTGTGACGCACGCAACGGTACGCCGAGCgctccagcgccagcagaacATGAAGGCTAACCGAAATTCGTACACGTAGGGCTTACCGTGGCGCCTGCTATCAAATTATTGTTATACAAGGGAATCATCACATTTGCCCCATCACCAGGGACGGCAACAGCTTTCACTCGTTGGCAATGCATTCTGCTAGACGACAGCCAAGGAAATGATGTAGTTTGGGTAGGCCCACCGCCGGAACAGCGTGGAGCATACCCAGAGGTCATTCACCTCAAGGTGCGTTATATCAAACACATGCTAAGGGATAGCCCAAGGCTTTACACCCGTGACTTAGATTGCTACTAACACTGCCAGTATTACAGGATATCGACGGCAAAGACCTCTCCTTTATGTCCGATAAACGGCCTTCTCCTGCCTTCATCTACTTTCATTTTCTGATATCATGCATGTATGCGAAAGTACAGAGACCCCAAGGTAATGTGGCAATGGCTATGATGCCAGGATCATGGCCGTTGGTGGGCCGTGGACGCTACCTCGAAAGAAAGACTCTCTCCATGCTGACTCGGTGCTTGACTGGTTGCGTTTTACCCCAGTGGCTCTTGGATGGCAAAACCTTTGTTGCGAACCCCAACGACAAGGACCCTGACTATTGCGCTAGGAGCCGTGTGGCCGCCATGATCCTTGCAGCGGATTTGGGAGATATTTGGTCTCAAAGGATTAAGGAAGCGCACCAAGAGCTTCTACAAGGATGCGAAAGCGAATGGTgatgaaggaagaaaggatgGAAGGATGGACGGAAGGAAGGGCAGGTCTGAGGGGTTTTCAGGGCTCGAGAAAGAGTGGCGGAACACGGTGACTGTTATCTCTTTATGTATACATACTAAGGAATGGGAGAATTTGGATACTTCTATAGTTCCGGAGTCGCAACTTGTTTCATCCATGAGCAGACGGTATTATATTGTATGCAGGCAAATGGCAATGGGGAACAACAAGCAGTATCATGACCCCTTGCTAGAAGACTTCGTTTGTTGAATATCCTGCTTTGTTCTACACTGCAGCCGCTATTTACTGCAGGGGTCATGGGGATATATGGTGCTACTAAACCACTTTTTCGTATGCCcagtctgcagcagcatgtATCAATATTGTGAAAGATTCTGTACTTCACACTCCATTCCGTATCACAGCTGGCTTACTCTTAGGCCTAGAATCCAAGTATATCAGCACTAGTGCCGGATCACATCTTAACTTTGACAGATCTCATCACTGCCCTAGAACTTCCTTTACCCGTCATTCTGGACTGTCACTCTTCTGTGGGCATCTGCCGGGCAGTGCAGAAGCAGACTATAAATCTTTGCTCGAGGACAGGTTGGGCGTCCGAAGCTCGGATTGCCCTTGTAAGGGCGATGCCAACAGCTGCTGCCCTGGATCTGCAAGATGGAAGCTCTCCCTTTGAAGTAGCTGACGTGCGCGAATTATCCATATCCTTCTGCCTTCATTTGCCTCAGTGCTGCAATGTTTAGAGCCAAAGCAGACTTTCCACGATCAGAGTCTGCCTCTAAATTCGTCTTTCCACCGTGCTCAAGTAGCGGCTTCAGTAAGGCTCTAACCATTTATCTTTTTGCCCAATTATTTACATTTCTATCACTTCAGACAGGTGCGACGGGCCTCAATGTAACTGCAGAGACAATGGTGTAATTACAGACGACAAATGCTTTCCTGCCGTTATACCTCGGAGAGTCTCAACGGTGAGAAATGGTAATAACAGCTGCTTGTGAGCGGGAATGGGCATCGCTTCCACACAAGGCCTATTCTCTTTTTGGATAATGGGTAGAAGCATCTTGACTGCCATGCGTCGAATAAGTATAACTATACAAGTACTCTGCCGCGTTTGAGCCCTAACCCTAGCTTCAACTACTAACTACGACCTTCCTTTAGCTCAAGAATCAGACCAATCTCGATGAAAACCTTACTCGGTTTCGGAACATGCCGAACTTCAAGGAGAACAAAGTACCATCCCTTTTTCCCTCGCAGAAGGCGGCCGTTCAAGAAGCGTTCGGCGTCCACCAACGTCTTCTCCATATCTACGTTTTTCACTCCTCAACTTATACTTAACTATTAGGGTCTATAATGCGGCTTGAGAGGCTCTGTCTGGAGAGTGTTCCCATTTAAAGCTTTCCTGAGCCTTACTGGCACCGGGATTAAAGCGAAATCCTAATTATAGGCGTTAAAATATATATCTTGTCCTTATATTTCTCCACTCCAGCAGTCTTAGCATTATTGTCGAAACACAGCCAAGAAAAGCTAACTAGTTGAAACCAAATGCTACAAATAAGATACATTCCGGCTAGAGTCACCGCCATCGAGAGTCGAGCGTGGTGAAGTAGCTGAGATGGCTTCATGCTGGCTGCTTAGTGATCGGCGGACAAGCTGCGGATAGCTTCAGCTGCCCCACCTGCACCTGTCACACTCCTCATCTCAGCTCATATTTCTCAAGACTCACACGACCGCCATGGTTTTCCTTCCCTAACTCTCTTCTATAATCAAATCTCCTCGTAATGAAACTCAGCATCGCCGTCCCGATCATCGCGGCTCTCGTTCACCGCGCGTGGTCCCGCAAGTCGCTGACGCCCTTCGGCATTGTCGTCGCAGCTCTGACAGCTATTGCGCACGCCGTCAATCCATGGTCACTACCACTATTCCTTCTTTTAGTCTTCTATCTTGGGGGGACGAAAGCCACGAAGGTACCTTtccaccttctctctctcttttttttctcctggGTGTTATGGTTTCAGGTCGCTGATTAAACCTCCCACAGGTGAAACATGACATCAAAGCCCAGCTCACCCTCTCCGCGACGGGCTCTCACGGCGGCGAAGGTGCTCGAACACACATCCAGGTCCTTGCAAACTCAATCGTTGCTACTGTTCTCAGTCTGGTCCACGCCTGGGTTATAAGAAATAACAAAGCGGATGGTCTGACGGCGGAGTGTTTCTCAAACGGGCGCCATGCGGCCGATTTGCTTGTCGTTGGGATTGTCGCGTACGTTTGCGCCGACTCTTTTTGTTTCTGTGTTTTTTACGAGTGATGCTAATGTTTTTTCCCGGCTTTGTAGTAACTATGCTGCCGTCGCGGCCGACACATTCTCCTCCGAGCTAGGCATTCTCTCCAAATCGAAACCGCGCCTCATCACATCGCCTACGTTGCGCGTCGTTCCACCGGGTACAAATGGCGGTGTCACGGGGACAGGAATACTTGCTGGTTTGTTGGGGGCATTCACAATCGCCGTCACCTCTGCGATACTTTTGCCTCTCTGCGGCTCTTTCAAGAGTACGGTACAGGACCGAATAATCTGGATCCTCGCGACGACGTTCTGGGGTGGACTTGGGAGTATCTTGGATAGTGTTTTGGGCGGATTATTCCAGGCTAGTGTCGTTGATAAGCGGAGTGGGAAGATAGTTGAGGGAACTGGTGGCCAGAAGGTACTGCCCTCCTCTGATGACAAGGTCTTGAGTTCGCTAACAGACCTAGGTCCTCCTTCATCCGTCGTCCACAAAACCTGGAAACGCAGCAGAGACCCTTCATTCCACCGCTGGCACAACGGGCGCCCAACTCCGCAACACAGAGACTGCGGCGAACACTGCCGCGCTCAAGGGGACCAGGGCCACGGGGACGTCAACAGGAACGGAAAATGGAGAAAAGATTCATCACGAGAGCCGTCGTATTGAAAGCGGACACGACATTTTGGATAACAACGCGGTTAATGTGTTGATGGCGCTGATTATGAGTGTAGGGGCTATGGTGGCGGCTAGCTATGTTTGGGATCTGTCTGTTTGGGATGCTTTTGCTTGAGCTGATCACTTACCCAGCAAATTTTGGATTTTCAGGCCAGCTTGAATTTAGATCTTGGTATACTTGGCTTTATTCCTGGCCTATTAGTATGTAAGTCCCCTACGTAATGTGCTGGGCTTTCCTAGATAGCCGGGAATCTGGTTGGTGTCTGTTCCCATTTCCAAACAATCCCATACAAGCTGTATGGCCAAGCCCTATCATTTTTATCCTGCCTCGTATACATCACAACATCGGAGTATCATAATCCTGTCTTTTACACCTctcagaagaaagagcaggCTTTTCAAAGTCAATACCGTCAAGCAACGTTTAAGGAACCTTTATCTGAGAACCTTCGCACTCGTGTTCCCATGTTAGAAAGTCTCGGCTCTCAGGCTTCCACCTTAAGCATCCAGCACTCAAAGAACTCATACATTCCCCTCCTTGCACACCTACCGAGATACCATTATGCATTCTTACCATAATGTCATTTACCCAATCCCAACTTTCCCACAGGAGAGTGGCAATTATGTACGTACTGTATGGCCACCACCTATCAGCCTATGAATCTGACTATCACAAACCTATTCGCATAtgttctctctttctttctcttttatttttttatttttattttttatttttaaACGACTGGCTTGCTCCTACATCGACCAAGCTCAAGAGTTCGCACTGCGCAAAGGGTCCTCGGCGTTTTAAGAATACAGACCCCTCTGGCTCGTTTATGCTCTAGATCTCAGACTCGCTCTCTAAGTAAGGCCTTAGCTTAAGTAAGGCCTTAGCTCGCGAGgaagcagcaacaacatccGGGTCCCGGGCGGGGTAGCTTCAGTTCCGGCTTGGATGAGGATATGGATAGAGCTACAGCTCGGACGACGGAGACTTCAATAATGAACCGGGAGTGGTTCTTTGGTAGGAGAATGGGAATGGATTTGGGAGAGTGAAGATAAGTGGGACCCATGAAGGATAGGGGCCAAAGATGGGGAAAGTGTGAATGCAAAGGGAGCGGCCGGGGCGGATTTCTGGTTAGTAGGTTAGCTTGGGAAGGTTAAAGGTAGGGAGATATGGGTAACGCCATATAGTTACCTTTGGACTATATATTGAAAGAGGGtcctgcttcagcttctATATGCTTATCAAGCGGCTctaccatcaacatcctaAGTATCTCCCTAAGTATCCCCTCACCACTCATCATCGGATACATACTCACCTCTCCACTTGGCTCGTACCCATCTTCGTCCTTCAACAATGACCGCTTTCATCAcatatttccttttttcaACCTGGGATCACTCATTTTAGTAAACAGATCTACCGGCCACCATATTGTGGTGCGTATCTGCGTGTGTATAAAGATATCCACTCACCTCCTTCCCTCCCTGTATGCTCAAAGCCCTCACCACCTTTTCTCTCGCGTATCAAATCCTCGATGCGCTCGCGCTCCCACCCTAAGAAGCCCATCGTCAATTCCTCCCCGTTTGTCACGCCCTCGCAGAACCTTCTCCACTCCGCCGGACTAGGAATAAACTCCCACTCCTGTCGTGGGAAAATGGCGGTCTTGCGGATGCGACTCGCCATGTACTTCATGGGGAGCGAGAAACGAAAGGTGAAATGCGTCTTTGGCAGCGTGAAAGCGGAGGATTCGTACCGTGCAAGCCAGGACATGTCCCAGTCGGGAATCGGTTGCTGGAGCAAAAGGGTTCTGGAATGGGTGTCCCAGAAGACGCGGTAGAAATCTTCGTCTGCTGAGGAGTTAACGTCGGAGGTAGTCCAGGGTTTGGGACGGGAGGGTCCGGGGGTGGGTGATTGGGAGAGGGTGTAAGGTTTGCGTTGTGCTTTGTGGATGTGTGTATACATTAGGGTGGTTGAGGGGGTGATAAGGGTGCTTTTTCGTTTGCGGATTAGTCTTTTGGAGACCATGCTTTCGCTGGAGGAGCCCAGGCTGTCCGAATAGACTCCGGTCTCAACGTCGAGATTATCTTCGCGTGAGTCTTTGGTGTAGTATGACGATGGGGAGCCCTGGGCGT
This sequence is a window from Aspergillus nidulans FGSC A4 chromosome IV. Protein-coding genes within it:
- a CDS encoding uncharacterized protein (transcript_id=CADANIAT00000731), which produces MSSPPNIPKRRTRSQRRRTDSDIDSYPAQEDYDWDREDTHFLPAPLYLCNGSRTPSTDTESDLDDDATSPGSKENPFLDFELLDRIPHPPAMLTQLQEVVDGLKADPIEPILEQLNRNMEVARMIGTLLDVEAALLRGDADTAERKTNSVWPIATGLDDAEYLERCNVLQGLVVKLRALQEEGGWVDEAEGNWKEVERVAEQEPEQEQRHLSGSNTASGEVLTILKEKGIAEARDWDDNYDDDGGEDYVKLQSPVSLREDEAEEMALQRYGPRSASANAQGSPSSYYTKDSREDNLDVETGVYSDSLGSSSESMVSKRLIRKRKSTLITPSTTLMYTHIHKAQRKPYTLSQSPTPGPSRPKPWTTSDVNSSADEDFYRVFWDTHSRTLLLQQPIPDWDMSWLARYESSAFTLPKTHFTFRFSLPMKYMASRIRKTAIFPRQEWEFIPSPAEWRRFCEGVTNGEELTMGFLGWERERIEDLIRERKGGEGFEHTGREGGRRWVRAKWREIRPGRSLCIHTFPIFGPYPSWVPLIFTLPNPFPFSYQRTTPGSLLKSPSSEL
- a CDS encoding DUF92 domain-containing protein (transcript_id=CADANIAT00000730), with the protein product MKLSIAVPIIAALVHRAWSRKSLTPFGIVVAALTAIAHAVNPWSLPLFLLLVFYLGGTKATKVKHDIKAQLTLSATGSHGGEGARTHIQVLANSIVATVLSLVHAWVIRNNKADGLTAECFSNGRHAADLLVVGIVANYAAVAADTFSSELGILSKSKPRLITSPTLRVVPPGTNGGVTGTGILAGLLGAFTIAVTSAILLPLCGSFKSTVQDRIIWILATTFWGGLGSILDSVLGGLFQASVVDKRSGKIVEGTGGQKVLLHPSSTKPGNAAETLHSTAGTTGAQLRNTETAANTAALKGTRATGTSTGTENGEKIHHESRRIESGHDILDNNAVNVLMALIMSVGAMVAASYVWDLSVWDAFA
- a CDS encoding uncharacterized protein (transcript_id=CADANIAT00000729), with the protein product MPPQQTYEPNHAEILVKRENELTLLETRAQIIDDRIWELVSAENPRVTEFLWARIMRTETRLAYLRSYADCLEEMKAAGITGHETFIIETQAVARTTRKRAQELRLLTRHGPAIIGEVEMEIERLKTRPLELVNNSEIRTTLLGCAYGNVLERLKLTNDWERLNDPQVSNERKLLFQKAVSEYYNAVSMSGDYVWCHVLGRWVVSRKATAAQFVPGSVSREDLAYLFGEEGLNTCDARNGPPPEQRGAYPEVIHLKDIDGKDLSFMSDKRPSPAFIYFHFLISCMYAKVQRPQGNVAMAMMPGSWPLVGRGRYLERKTLSMLTRCLTGCVLPQWLLDGKTFVANPNDKDPDYCARSRVAAMILAADLGDIWSQRIKEAHQELLQGCESEW